The following are encoded together in the Arcticibacterium luteifluviistationis genome:
- the nuoL gene encoding NADH-quinone oxidoreductase subunit L, translating to MSLIALIPLFPLLGFLINGLGFKIMPKNLVAPIGIGASFLSFLATVAVYLQFKETNQTIVETLFDWITVGNINVSFAFQIDQLSILMLFIITGVGTLIHLYSAGYMKHDAGVGKFFAYLNLFLFSMLILVMGANYLIMFIGWEGVGLCSYLLIGFWNKRSDFGDAARKAFIMNRIGDLGFLVGVFLIFHYFGTLEYIAVFEQAKGMPSGSLPLMFISFCLFIGAMGKSAQIPLFTWLPDAMAGPTPVSALIHAATMVTAGIYMVVRSNVIYTLSPDTLEFIAWIGTLTALIAAAIALFQNDIKKVLAYSTVSQLGYMFIGLGVMAYSSGFFHVITHAFFKALLFLGAGSVIHAMGDEQDIRKMGGLWSKTKITAITFLIGTIAISGIPPFAGFFSKDEILAHVFEHNKGMWALAMVGSFMTAFYMFRLFFLTFTGQFRGTKEQEDHLHESPSSMTLPLIVLAVLSMVGGFIGFPEIFHLPHFLGDFLNPIYANSREAFDGFGEVHLSHATEWMLMGFSVLLALAALLLAYVIYVKRGFVPKEDSEITGIQKFIYNKFYLDENYDKVFVNPIEKSSKFFGNVIDPKVIDGFLGLVTSGIGSLSRIGTKVQTGTTGFYLLIMCLSIGFLLILNLGQDVLAHFTDIFKAITSK from the coding sequence ATGTCGCTGATTGCTTTAATTCCTCTATTTCCTTTATTAGGTTTTTTAATAAACGGTCTGGGTTTTAAGATAATGCCAAAGAATTTGGTAGCTCCTATAGGTATTGGGGCTTCTTTTCTTTCATTTCTTGCTACGGTAGCAGTTTACTTACAGTTCAAAGAGACTAATCAAACCATTGTCGAAACACTTTTTGACTGGATTACGGTAGGAAACATAAACGTTTCTTTCGCTTTTCAAATTGACCAGTTGAGCATTTTAATGCTTTTCATCATTACGGGAGTTGGTACGTTGATTCATTTGTATTCTGCTGGCTATATGAAGCATGATGCAGGAGTTGGTAAGTTTTTCGCTTACCTAAACTTGTTCCTTTTCTCTATGCTAATACTAGTGATGGGTGCTAATTACCTCATCATGTTTATTGGTTGGGAAGGCGTAGGGCTTTGCTCATACCTGTTGATAGGTTTCTGGAACAAACGTTCAGACTTTGGCGATGCCGCTAGAAAAGCATTTATAATGAACAGGATAGGAGACTTAGGTTTCTTAGTGGGTGTGTTTTTGATTTTCCATTATTTCGGAACTTTAGAATATATAGCGGTATTTGAACAAGCCAAAGGCATGCCTTCAGGTTCTTTACCTCTTATGTTTATTAGCTTCTGCTTATTTATAGGGGCAATGGGTAAGTCGGCTCAGATTCCTCTTTTTACCTGGTTGCCAGATGCCATGGCGGGTCCAACACCAGTTTCGGCATTAATTCACGCTGCTACCATGGTTACGGCAGGTATTTATATGGTGGTAAGAAGTAACGTGATTTACACTTTATCACCAGACACTTTAGAGTTTATAGCTTGGATAGGTACCTTGACAGCCCTTATTGCAGCGGCAATAGCCTTATTCCAAAACGATATCAAAAAAGTTTTGGCTTACTCCACCGTGAGTCAGTTGGGTTATATGTTTATAGGTTTGGGTGTGATGGCTTATTCTTCAGGCTTTTTCCATGTTATTACGCATGCATTTTTCAAAGCACTTCTTTTCTTAGGAGCAGGTAGTGTGATTCACGCCATGGGCGATGAACAAGACATTAGAAAAATGGGAGGGCTTTGGTCAAAGACTAAAATCACAGCCATTACCTTCTTAATAGGAACTATCGCCATTTCAGGTATTCCTCCATTCGCAGGTTTCTTTTCAAAAGACGAAATTTTAGCTCATGTATTTGAGCACAATAAAGGCATGTGGGCTCTTGCAATGGTGGGTTCTTTCATGACTGCTTTTTATATGTTCAGGTTGTTTTTCTTAACTTTTACAGGTCAATTTAGAGGAACTAAAGAGCAAGAAGATCATTTACATGAATCGCCAAGTTCTATGACACTGCCACTTATAGTACTTGCAGTACTGTCCATGGTTGGAGGTTTCATTGGCTTTCCAGAGATATTCCATTTGCCACATTTCTTAGGAGACTTCTTAAATCCAATATATGCTAACTCAAGAGAAGCCTTTGACGGTTTTGGCGAGGTTCATTTATCACATGCTACAGAGTGGATGCTGATGGGCTTTTCGGTACTGTTGGCTCTTGCGGCTTTGCTGCTAGCTTATGTCATTTATGTAAAAAGAGGTTTTGTACCAAAAGAAGACTCAGAGATTACGGGCATTCAGAAGTTCATTTACAATAAGTTCTATCTTGACGAAAACTACGACAAGGTGTTTGTAAACCCAATAGAAAAGTCTTCCAAATTCTTTGGTAACGTAATAGACCCGAAAGTGATAGATGGATTTTTAGGGCTAGTTACTTCAGGAATTGGCTCATTGAGCAGAATAGGAACTAAGGTACAAACAGGTACTACAGGTTTTTACCTTTTAATAATGTGTTTATCTATCGGCTTTCTCCTAATTCTGAATTTAGGGCAAGATGTTTTAGCACACTTCACAGATATTTTTAAAGCGATAACTAGCAAATAG